The Vespula vulgaris chromosome 3, iyVesVulg1.1, whole genome shotgun sequence DNA window CGTattaataagatttaattCGTAACATTCCGATGctgtttttttctaaatatatttgattttacttttctaatcttcttccaataaaaaaaagtaatgcgATAGTAAGTAAAGTGTTTCAAAggatctcttttttgtttcctctttcttcgtattttattacatCTTTTGGTTAGTAAAGgtcaaaagaaatttcattgacATTGAAGtcgtatcatttttctttcgtaatcgGCTAATCTTTCTCACATGACGTTTAGCTCGTGTGTAAaagtaaatacgtataaacgAGTGAAACGTTAGAAGAGTAAATGGAAAGCTTGTTGACAAGTCATCGTTGGCAAAGAGagttgttaattaaaaatacatgaGAGCTAAGTAGGCGTTGTTCGGAATATTAAGTCGAATCACAAAAGAATGCTTTTCTATAAATTCaactacaattttttattttatataaagaagagTATCCATTAGAAATtcatttaacgaaaaaatatcaaatttcaaAGTCCGCGTTTAACTTTACGcatgaaaaattatctattaatttttctacgattatCTATAATTCTCTTTACAATTACGACGATAGATCGAAagtttataatttctattgtaCCATCTCCAATGCTCGTTCTTACGATCTTATTTTCAAACTTGTTTTCTCTCATTGCTTCTATTATTATTCCAAAGGCGAACAAATATACGTGTGTTTGTTGACAAAGCATtttggcaaaaaaaaaaaaaactttgagAAAAAGGTTATCAGAGAATTTCAGAAACGATTGTTCAAAGAATCATCTATTCCGgaacattaaataaaactaatatttttgtaatcaaTTCCATTCGGGAACTGGATCAGAGATGTTACGATATCGTTTAACGTAACTGACTGATAAAGTAATATCGTGaaagtttttcttcgatctgTAATCAGAAAATATAGAcgaatagaatgaaaataaagagtGACAGGAACAAAGATATCTTGTCTGATAAtgctctctgtttttcttctttgagatacgcaagatattttttgaaagtTGACGTGACGTGGTTACAGAATTTATGTTACAGTCGGCGCCGAGAAACTATACGTGACCAAATGGAATGACCAAGCAAATTAGAAAGGATCTCTGCTTTAAAGAATCCTGCACTGAATTTGCCTGTTTGCTTATTCTTCTCTGATCTTTTCACCTCACtcatcttctttattttttcttttttacaatcacacttttctttcgtcgactacttcttcttcttcttagacACTCATGGAATTCCTTTTCGAATTTATAACAAGATCTGATCCAGAATAACCAGGTCACTGAGCTCATAAAATGCATTCGTTTGAAATGAACTAATACGTACTGATTATATGTACAtctatattgcatatatatgcatctaaaaggtttaattatatcaattttacttctttcgtcaaaattcatattttagtacgcaaatttcatttcaagttgattttattttgtcaCTTAATTATAGCGTTGTTAATTATTCCATTTAAATAATCTAATTTCTGTGCACGAATTTTGATACCCCGCGTTGGAAGCTCGTAAATTGTATCAATTTATTCACAAGGAGCTTGCAAAAATTGGTCGAGTGTTACGTTGgtcacccctctctctctttctctctctgaatAGTGTTTGACTAGACATCAGTTATTACTGATGCTACTATCGCAATTGTATGAACGCAAGTAAAAAAACCATTTCGAGTGAATTTGACCAAGCAAAGAATTTAGCATTGTTTCTAAATAGtcgataataagaataagaaatcaattatttatatcgattttatcttaACCATTGAAAATTACAATCAACGATTTGTTGCTCGTTGAAATCTCATCGGTAAATACTCCGGTCAAGTCTGCGTAACTTCAACATTGCCAGAGTCGTAAGAAATAAGTCAACATAAACATTGCAACTTCGATTCTTCGAGTCCACACTATACACAATCCTTATCCTTGTTTTCCTAAGGactaaaaagaagagaagtggGCCACCCATGTCATGGGCGGAAAAGCAAAGGTTATTGGCCGTGTTATATCTCCACACTCATACGTTTTCACGTAGACCAATCGGAAGATGGCTAATCAATATTGATTTTCCCAACTTGGAAACTCTGAGAAATAACAGATGCCGGAGAGAAGGAACAAAAGATTCAAGTATAACTCGTAGGCGATCGCATCGGATAGATTCTAGGACTCTTTTACGAGAAGCAAAGTAGTTAATTTGTCACGAAATAAACCACATCGATTTGTTGTTACTTGATCATTGCACGACAATCGAATCAGTTCAGatcaaatgtaaaaagaaCATGTCAGAGCTTTTGCCAGTTAAAACTTCCTCGATGTAATGCTTTATTACGATGTAAAACATTCTGTAACTTCTCGCTACCCGATGTACACTTTTAACGATATCAAGTCCAATGTGTTCATTGTGAAACACGTAAAATGAATCTAAatctatttttgtctttttttaaagaaatggAATAATTTACCTGCCATGATTTTGCGACGGAAGCGTCATACGTAGGCGGAGGTGAAGTCATTGAAGGGATGGTGTAGACAAGTGGCGATCGGTTTTGCGAATTCGTTAGGCTATTTCCGGTATCGTTGGCTGTCGCATTCGGCGTATCCGGTATAGTCACATAGAGAGCCTCTGGTATGGTTTCACGATTCCCTCCGCTAAGTATGCTTGAATTCGAATCTGCAGAAAGtcgtaattaattacaataatcgATCTAAATTAATGCAAGCAAATGACTATTTTTTACTTCGAGATATTGAATGTTTCGTTGAAGGTACTCTTAAACGAGAGATAGTATCTTCCGAaagtttgttaattaattttgtatgtCTGGTAACTTATAGCTCAATCAATATCAATTTTGCGATATTCAATTAACGAATATAATAGAATCGATCGAGactaattgaaatttaaaattactttcttcgaaagttattgatattattaaacttAAGACTGGAAGTCTTAAGTTTATGACGATCGCTCCTCGTATAGACATTTTACAATCCGGATGTCTTCGTAAGAAGGTACATCAAACAATTAATCGAGACTCTGAACTAAAGAATACATAAAACAGGagaaacataaattttatgatcTTACagtgaaataaattcttacgAGGCGATATCGATAGGAACTTAATCGTTTGATTGTCGCTGAGCGCAATCTCGTTGTTCAAATTTAATGTCGAAAAGTATCGAAAAAGTATCATTCTATGTTGATCAACTGACCGTACGTCGGATCTCACTCGACATATATTGAAACAAGCGCTatcatatcatttattattctttgcaaaagatctttttctataaacCTTGACACAAACTATCCTCGAAATGAAACTTAAACAGTGAAGTATAACAAGTGCTCACAAGTGTTATAATTCAATTACGAACGTTTAtgcaaatgtatatttttataagaaatatagcaaaaatgaataaatggaACCTAGACGGAAATATGTTTTCTCATTAAAgaattctaaataaatattttatattttgcacGGATCGAATATTGCATATATTCTGGATATTGcatatttttgcatatattaTTCTGGTCTTTGCATATTTCATGTATATTCGACCGACTCtctcgattttaaaaattggCAAATATCCAAATGTTAAAAAAtcgacaaataaaattattaaatttcttttgtcCTCTCATCATAAACACACTTGCGCATATACGCTTTGTCAGGCGTACATGGACCTTTGTTATTGACAATATATCTGTAGTCTACTCATTATTATGGACTAGGAGTGTTTTGAAAAACGTAGATGCATTTGACAAGTATATATGTTAAGTACATATGTTGAGTAACATATGTTAAGTATATATgacaaatacatatttttttaagcaATGGAAAATTTCACATATCGTAGTAATAAACAAAACCTAATGAACAAATCTTgatgaaatattatcatatcgtCCTATCAGTCTTTTACCAATTCTTTTACAATTATTCGAACAGCTTTTgctagaatttttattatactaattgaattaaatatagtATGAGAATATTAATTTGGCTTCGGAAGATAACGTCTCTTCAATAAAATCGTCGATCATAAAAGACAAGATCTAAAAGGCAAAAGATATCGAtctactgttttttttttagatattaagCAAGCATTTAACAAAGTTTGTCATACCAATACGCTGAACAAGTTAAAGGAACTCTTTATATCGTACTGCGATCGTACTTAATTAATAGGAAATTCCAAGTTCAATTTCAAGAAGTAATTATCTTGGCCTATCTAATCAACTCTAGAGTTCCATAGGGAAGCGTGCTTGAATCTGTCTTGTAGCTTATTTATACTGCAGATATACCAATTTCTACAAAAGTAATCTATATTTGCAGATAATACGGCAATTTTTTCAATCCTTCTAAAATTACtaaaaatttgtaagaaaatcTAGACACTAAAactatctttaaaaaagaaatatctgaaGTGTACaggtaaatgaaaataaatcaagcCATGTGATTTTATAATCTATGCAAAAATACATGGCTTCTAATGcagttaaataatataataatttcacaaAAGTACTCAATCAAATATCTCATCATAATTTTAGACAGGAGATTAATgcgaagaaagtaaaaatcgaaaaagctGTACAGGTTGATAGGAAGACGATGTAAATTGATGTTAGAAAACGATTATACGAACGTGTAAACGAAGATATACAAAATTGTTCTAAAACCTGTCTAGACATATGTTATTCAATTACGTACTGCAATTTGAATATACAAATGTTTCAAAGATTGTAATTAAAAACTCTATGCAATAATGTAAAATGCTTACGCTTCGGatgtttatacaaattttatattttaaaatattcaaaatatatgcaaaattttttctaagaatTGATTCGAACGATGAACGACATAATACGTGACGATTTGACAAAACTTACGGTTaagtaaagaatattataCTACAGTAAACATCATGTACGACAGATATTAGAACATAAAAATCCATTAGCTTCATATTTGACTAATACCAATATTATACACTGCCCTAAATCTGGTAAACAGATTTAGTGATTactaattgaatttaattatcgGTGATCATATTCGGTGAATATATGGCGATCATATAAGCTAAATCTACGCATATAACAATCTAATATAACCACTAAATTACATGTCACGATATAATGTCAATGAATTtatctatcattttttaaaagaagccgatcgtaaatattttaagttaATAACAAACCTGGGACTTAAATTCTTAAGGATGCTTACCACACTGAAACTCTTTCGTAAAATTATCtgtgattaaaaatataataacaatttgtAAATCAATATCTCTCAGAACACGATATTAACTTAAAGTATAAACTCAAAactcaattaaaaaatatcattcgttGGGACTTTTATGAATTTCGAATGCTTTATTGGAACTTGCAGTACTTTCTTGAacttaaataatagtaatttgtAAATCTTGTAACATATCATCGATTATCGAATCGTTACAGCCTTCgataataaagtatttttgTTAACAAGTAAACGAATTCGTTTCCTCAAAACGTAATTAGATATCATGTCTCTGAATTTATCGAACgcgaaataattaatgttaatagAATTCGTTACAAATAATGTATAGCGTAATTACGAATTAACTTGATTATTAAGCAAacacgattaataataataaaatatgatcggACGATTATAATTCATTTACTGATCTCATTGTTGTCCGAGTAAATAAAAGACATGAATTCAATGAACGATCGAACATAATTATCTTGGACCATTTATTCAATAAAACTAACCGCtgtaaataagaatattataaataaaatttgtcagagaaggaaaaatataaacatgaaaaatagaatagaaatgaGTTTATGTATTTGTCAAAACGTAAGCATGGTATACTATAAGCGCGAGTGTAGCGAGCCAAAAACAGATCGAGTGTCACAAGAATATTTGACTTTTCACGTGTCATTGGCATGAGATCATCAAGCGGAATCCTTACGAGAGTGTGATCACCAAAAAACCTGTCAACGGTTAAATGTAATTCTATTCTATCAGGATTATTGTAAAATGTTTTACAGATGCGCACAAAGGTATTCTGTACCTTTATTACAACGTAATATCTATGTaaattttgcttttataaaatatatgctaTTATCCTATTATACTATGAATATGCGGTATTACTATTATACACTAAACATTTTGAATAAACTCTCATTAATGATGAGGATTAAATGGTTTGTTAAAACGCACATTCATAGAAgcgaattttcaataaattagaaaatagtTCAGAAAAGAATACCAAGTGGAATATCCTTTACGAACAAATTGAGCGTTCGAATTTCACTATAATAGTTACGATAATGCTGTATAGGGTATTGTTAAAATTTGATCGGGATGAAAATTATCCGgaacaatttaatatatttaacgatattGTAGAGAATAGGAAACATGCAACATTACcaacatttataaattcgaCAATGTATAAAACAATAAGGGACTTGTATAATTCAATCTGCTTGATACAACAGTATTACAATTAGATCTATTGTTAGAACTTATTTatgaatgatttttaatatcagtGCATCGTATGCAAAAACTAACGATATGAGATTTTATAAAGtattgttgaaaaaaagatttctaacTGTTATATATAAGttgcaattttattaaattcgatattgaaaggaaagaaaaataaaaattcttgatcgtttgtataaagaaaagaaagaaaaacattaaagGACATGAACGATTTAGATGGGAAGAGAGAGTCTATTTTGAAgttgaaaatcgaaaaaagagagaattgtCCTAAATTTCAGCGACAAAGAATGAATTGCTCGATAAAAGCTTCGAAGAACAAAAGAAGTGGATCGACAATGGAATTGGAAAGTTGTAATatgaacaataataaaaaatattttgtattgcACAGTGCGACAGAGCTTATGATTtttaacattgaaaatatacgtttaaaatatgaattaaaaaatattactaaataTTTTAGTTCACGTATATGGTTTAGTTTATTAAGAgatcaaaattatatcaacCTAGCTATGACTAATGAAGCAAAATACTTCATGATTCGAGGAATAAGAGGAGTATAAATACTTCGTTGAATGGATACTTATTGTTTTATAGCtcattgtttttattacttcGTTGCTTCGCAAGAGAATCAACGGCATTTTTAGTATTTAAAAAGTCTATGCACAAGTATTGATATGCCGCGTAGTCGCGTAACAGCAAAATTAAACTAATACTCtccaatgaataaaaagaatgggGACGTAAGcgatgatttttaattataaggaTAATAGATTTCTATCGTATCaagatatcgttaaaaaagatttgGAGTAAATACGAAAATCAGATAATATCGTATAAGAGTAAAGTTTATCATAAAAAGAgatcgtaaattatttaatgtaagttcgaatatttttcaatatctttaGACTATAATTTTAGTAGATGTAATAATGTTAGGACCATGACATTGAAAGACAATCATATAAGGAAGGATATtagataagaatatataataatagtaacaatcaGTCAAATTAAAGTGATTAAAAATAGTAAACGAAGTATGAGAAATGAACATTGTACGAGTAATTACGATATATGGCTTCGTGAACTAGTAAAATGCGCAAGTGCTTAAATGGGATACAGTTAAGTACACATTCCGAATGAGTATTGATCAAGTTTAGGAGAAAGTTTTGCTCTTGTTTGAGAAATGACTGaactatattacatattttctaGACATATGTCTATCCATGCATGTGCTTGCTACTTTGTCTTAAAGAAAATTGTCTTAAATGTTTGATAAATGGTTTGACGGTGATTAAAGTGAAGTAAACAATCGTGACaatctgtttttgtttttatatagatatatgttcTAGTGTCAACGttgcatattttttcattttttccattttattttgatattatatttgtataagtgATTACGTATAAAGGAATTGATGTATAAAGAATGTTTATGTTTAAAAGTATGAAAGAATGATTATGTTTatgacgtacatatataacgtTTTGTATTTCatcttaaaatattatgtCCGTTGTGTATggtatctataatttttttatatggtaTCTGTAGTTATGTCCAAATATCTGTCTGTACTCATTATCTTTACATACTACAGTGTAATTATGCAAttttaataagtttttattatgtgtaattttgaaaatattgtatttaattaataattatatttaatattatatttagtttttaataaaacattatacaCTAACCGATATAAGTGTAATAAGTCTTTCCGCGTTCGACGCTACGACTTCTCATCTGGTGATTTAAACGTTTTTCCTGTTTACTGCTCTTCGTCATTGGCTTCGCATGATCGCTCACAGAACTACTACTTCCAGTTTcagaatttctatttttcgatCCACGGCCATCGTTTTGCTGTTTTTTCGAGCTTCGCCCCTCGGACTTGCCGTGTCTCCATATTGGTAACGGGACTGGTACTTTCCTTCTGGACACATCTACGGTTATACCGCAACCGCACACTGCTGCGTTTTCATTAGACATCCTGCAacgatttacaaaaaaagtaaagtattAAAACCATGCATTAAAATCATACATAAATTCAAGTAAATCGAGAGCAGAGCTATAACATTCGAAAGATCAAAGTTGTGAAGGaacgaacaagaaagaaatcgatcatttttcagTTTTCGATTATCTCGTGATTCGTGTTCGTCAGTTGCGATAGatgtttcgttaaattttagaatatactcaaaaaaaaaaataaaaaaatcataagtttaattctttattaacGTGAGGGGGCTATAGCGCTAATTGCTTACACCTACATGGAAAGTAAAAAtgcatagaaatatatatctatgtttttAACACTTTGAtgaattgtaaaataaattataaagtaatttataaCATACAAATCTGCAATATCGAGCTCGATcgatatcttatataatatcaatggataatatcaacaaaatGTAAGATCGAAAACACATCCGTGCAGTCTCTTGCACACGATATTTATTTGACATATTTTTGCGTTATTCGTAACAAatgatcatattttatttggcgtgatattgataaattatccatcgataaaatgttaaataaactatgatttaaaaataggACGTAATCACACAATAGAATATAAGCGGACGATCCCTGGCGATATCCAAACGCTTTGAcgtaaaactaaaaataagaCTGTTCAAAAACAAACACTGCTTAAAACTACGCAGTTATACATATGGTTACGCACACAGTCGCGTATATACTAACTAATACATATTCTAATCTCAAAGTAAAGTTATATTCTACAAAATGAAGAAGTTCCACGATGAAGCGTTCGGCCAACTCCAAAGCAATCATTCGTATCGACAAAAAGTCATTGTTAACCAGATGATTATTATGATGTTTATAGAAGTTCGATCGATTCTAGAGAATTCAAAGAATCattccctttcctctcttgCTTCATTTATTCCTTtcgaaaacgaaattattaagCTTGTGGTTAGTGCTATTCATAATCCTATAAAGTTttttgtttgaatattttctattgtgTGAATCCGAATATTGTTCGTGTTACCAAATATACGTAAAAGTAAGATTAGGATCGTGGTTTTACTCACTTAACATTTATTGTAAGTTGTTTTATGTTATTACATATGTACTCaataaacaacaaaaagaaattgaattaataagAGATAGATGTAGAGCACTTGTTCGTGTGGTACATTAAACAGAGGAATTCATCAATGTTATATGAACacgttcatttttaatatcacgtACGTAATCTATCGCTCTCTAAAATAgacgtatatacaaatatatgtttttaccATTAtgctttttattctctttttattttctttttttagtagTTTTGATAAGAgagttcgatttttttttatgagattAGGTAAGTTAGGGTCTTTGTTTACACCATGCAATCGAATAGTCGGTATCCAACGAtacgaatttataatattttacaataataagcGATCTCGTATGGCACATTATTGAATTCGTTTCAATAAATGCCATCGTactataaaaagtaaaatatatgcttttattcgaaaaagttAATTTGACTTTGAAATTTCCTCCACTAATCAATCTGCGAAAAAGCTGACACCATGTGTGACATTTGTCTTCgtataaaacaaatttgtaaaaacatttctttttaataaattcagtCCTTCACGAGATATTCcaatttttcgagataaacgGAACACtttgtataaataacaaaataatatattcatttttatttcttatttgcaTTAATCAGTAACGCGTTTATCTTTATCATCCTGACTAATAATTCTACAATATTTCAAGAGGAATTAATTAGAGATTCGAGATGTGATAATCGatcaaagaattaattaaaataattgggTCGATTGTTCTTCAATTATCTCGTTTGATAGACATcagatattattatgtaaaaaaacgTCGATAATCCGAATTCATTCAAATCATCGTCATTTTTCCTAAGTTGTAATcaaggatctctctctctctctctctctttctctcttgttttatcA harbors:
- the LOC127062890 gene encoding uncharacterized protein LOC127062890; this encodes MSNENAAVCGCGITVDVSRRKVPVPLPIWRHGKSEGRSSKKQQNDGRGSKNRNSETGSSSSVSDHAKPMTKSSKQEKRLNHQMRSRSVERGKTYYTYIDSNSSILSGGNRETIPEALYVTIPDTPNATANDTGNSLTNSQNRSPLVYTIPSMTSPPPTYDASVAKSWQSGLPPTYEEYLYHKYEMISRSHTPPPPWSDSTTNSSSTTPSSSVIRTRRELEEYLAQLTISQNNEHLYQAQQHQQQQQHSGTVHRDVGGCLTNQQVCREQQIRAQQRTRPMPPRSQSESRAQQQRLAKPYDDGAFCMETTALTSMFEHGVAFCSLM